One Sphingomonas endolithica genomic window, GGTGAGGAGAAATCACGCGAAAGTCGTAGTGCTTCAGCTGGCGCTCAATGCCCGCTGGCCCAGCACCACCGCCCCGAGCGGCCCGGCATTGTTGCCGAGCGCCGCCGGCACGACATATTCCGCCACCGGCTCGATCAACGATGTCGCACCATAGTCGCCAAGGCTGGCCACCAGCCGCGTGCGGATCAGCGGCAGCAGATGCGGCATGCCGGTCATCACGCCGCCACCCATGACGATGCGGCGCGGAATGCCGGTCAGCACCAGCGTGTGAAGCAATTGCGCCAGCGTATGCGCGACGCTTTCCCACACCGGATGGTCGAGCGGCAGATCGGGCGCGCGGATGCCGGTGCGCGCCTGGATCGCTGGGCCGGAGGCGGGCCCTTCTACGCAGTCGCCGTGGAACGTGCAGATGCCAGGCCAGGCGTCACCCGGCAGCCTCGTGGTACGGACATGCCCAAGTTCCGGATGGGTCATGCCATTGGTCGGCTCGCCATGCATGACCAAGCCCACGCCGACCCCCGTCCCGACAGTGATATAGGCATGGTCCGAGAGCCCCCGCGCTGCGCCCCACTGGCCTTCCCCAAGCGCCGCGCCAGCGACGTCGCTGTTGAACCCGGTCGGAACATTCGGCCTGGAGAGTCGATGCGCCACATCCGTGTTCGACCAGCCGGGCTTGGTCGTCGCCGTGATGTGCCCGTAATCGCGCGCCGCCGGATCGATCGACACCGGACCGAAGCTGGCGATGCCCAGCGCGTCATACCCCGTCCACCGATCCAGCACCGCGGCGATATTGCCGAGCGTTTCGGCCGGCGTCGTGGTCGCAATGCGGACCTGCTCGCAAATATCATCGGGGCCGCGCGCGAGGATCAGGTTGCACTTGGTGCCGCCAAGCTCGACTCCGGCGATCAGTGGCGCGCTCATTGGCGGTCGCTCGTCACGTGCCGATCAGCGCGCCAGGCGTTCGGCATGCCAGCGCACGTGATCGGCCATGAAGGTCGAGATGAAGTAATAGCTGTGGTCGTAGCCGGGCTGCAGGCGCAGCGTGAGATCGATGCCGGTCGCGGCGCAGGCGGCGCGGAGCAGCTCGGGCTTCAACTGGTCGACCAGGAACTGGTCGGCATCACCCTGATCGACGAGCAGTTCGGCCACGCGCGCGCCATCCTCGATCAAGGCGCAGGCATCGTATTCGCGCCACGCCAGGCGATCTTCCCCGAGATACCCGGCGAGCGCCTTTTCGCCCCACGGGCAATGCAGTGGCGAGACAATGGGGGAGAAGGCCGAGATGCTCCTGAAGCGGTCGGGATTGCGCAGCCCGATGGTCAGCGCGCCGTGGCCGCCCATCGAATGCCCAGTAATGCCCTGCCGGGCCATGTCGACGGGAAACTCCGCTGCGATCAGCGCAGGGAGTTCCTCCTCGATATAGCTGCGCATGCGGAAATTGCCCGACCATGGTTCCTGCGTCGCATCGACATAGAAACCGGCGCCCTTGCCGAAATCATAGGCGTCGTCATCGGGCACGTTGTCGCCGCGCGGGCTCGTATCCGGCGCAACGAAGATCACGCCCGCTTCAGCACAGGCGGCACGATACTCGCCTTTGTCGGTGACGTTGGCGTGCGTGCAAGTGAGGCCCGAGAGATACCACAGGACAGGCAAACGAGCGCCCGGCGCATGAGGCGGCACATAGACCGAAAAGGTCATGTCGGTGCCGGTCGCTGTGGACGCGTGACGGTATATGCCTTGCACACCACCGAACGCCGCGTGAGAGCCGGACAAAGATAGCTGAGTCAGATCGAGATCCCTTCGCCTGGCGATCTAAACCAGATCCGCTCGGCCGCAAATACCTGGCTTGGCACAGCAGCCAATGCACCAGTCCGGAACGAGTGAAGCCTGTGTTTTCCGCGGACCATTCAGTGGCACCGCGCCTTGTGTCATCTTACCGCCCGTGTCGCCCGCGCCTCGGCGGTCAGCACCAGTTCGGCCGCGAGCAGGGCGCCGTCCTGATCCTGCGCCAGCGATGTGCGTTCGACGAGATCGGTGACGAATTGCGGCCCGAACGGCAGCGGCACCTTAGAGCAATCGAGATAGCGCGCGCCCTTGCGATCCGCGATGAACAGGTGGTTGCCGTCGGGCCGCCCGGCAATGTCGACATATTTGCGCAGCTCGATATAGCCCTCGGTGCCGAGGATGAAGAGCCGCCCGTCGCCCCAGGTCGGCAGGCCGTCGGGCGTGAACCAGTCCACGCGGACATAGCCTGAACCGCCATCGCCGCTCAGCATCATGTCACCGAAATCCTCGAACTTCGGATGATCGGGATTGCCAAAATTACCGGTCTGCGAAGCCAATACCTTGGCGCGCTTGCTGCCGGTGAGAAAAACGAACTGGTCCGCCTGATGACTGCCGACATCGGTCAGGATCCCGCCGTTGCGCGCCGTATCCCAGAACCAGTCGGGACGGCTCGGCGCCGACAGCCGGTGCGGCGCAAGATTGACGGTCTGAATCACGCGCCCGATCGCGCCGTCATGCACCAGTTGCCCGGCCATCACCGCCGCCGGTACCTCCAGCCGCTCGGAATACATGATCGCGTATTTGCGCCCGGTCTCCTTGATCGCGCGGCGCACGTCGGCGAGCTGCTTCAGCGTCGTCACCGCCGCCTTGTCGCTGAGATAGTCCTTGCCCGCGCGCATCACGCGGATGCCGAGCGGCGCGCGCAAGCTCGGGATCGCGGCACTGCACACCAGCTTGATCGTAGAATTGTCGAGAATCTCCTGCTCGGACCGCGCCAGCGGCACGCCGCCGTAACGCTTCTGGAACATCGCAATCTGCTTGGGGTCGGTCGCATAGAAGGTGGTCAGCACACCGCCGCCGCGGATCACCGCGTCGGTGATGCCGTAGATATGGTTGTGGTCCATCCCGATCACCGCGAACGGCACGCGATATTTGGCCTCGGGCACCGGGCGCGCCGTCGCCCCTTCGGTCGGCGCATCGCCGCGCGTGGCGGATTGCGCGAGCGCGTCGGCGGCGAAGCCGGCCATGCCGGCGGCCAGGCCAAGGCCAAGTAGCGTACGGCGGTCGGTATCGCTCACGGCTTCATCCTCCTCAAACAGCAACCAGATTGGTCGGCCAGGTCAGCGCTTCACCACGATCCATCGCCTGTTCGCCGAGCAGCGACGCGACGCTCGCATGATAGGCCTGGGCGAGCAGCCCGGGCAACGGCTTGCCAGCGCGCACAGCCTCGCCGAAGCCCTCGAACTGCAGCATCGTCTCGTCATATTCGCCCCAGCCGAGCGACTCCCCAGGCGTGGTGACAGGCAGCTCGGGAAACCAGGTCGCGCCGCCGATCGGCACGGTGCGCTTGTGCCCGCGCGCGACATCCTTGTGCATGCGCTGCAACGCCAGCACCTTGGGCGGCACCTCCTGGAAGATCCGGCCCAACTCCGGCTCGATCGTCCCCCGGCTGCCCTGGATCTGCTCCTCGCAGCCATAGCGCGCATTGTTGAGCAGCGAGGTGTAGATCAGCTTCCGCCCGCCGGCATAGTCGTAGATCAGCGCGACATGGTCATAGACCTCGCGCCCGTCCTTCCAGAAGCAGATGCTGCCCGATCCCATCACCCGCGTCGGCACCGCATCCAGGAACCAGTTGCCGACCTGGATCTGGTGCGTCGCCAGCTCGGTCATCAACCCGGCCGAACTGTCGCGGTACAGCCGCCAGTTGATCTGCCGGTCGGTCGCATCGCCCGGCACCGTCCGCCGCCAGCTGTTATTGCGATGCCAGCTCGCGCGAACCTGTGTCAGCGTGCCGATCTCCCCCGCCCGCGCGCGCTTCAGCGCGTTCAGATAGGTCGGGTGGAACATGCGCTGATGCCCGATCTGCAGCACTTTCCGCGCCGCCTGCGAGCGCGTGATCATCGCGCCGCAATCCGCGATCGTCCGCGCCATCGCCTTCTCGCACCAAACGTGCAGCCCCGCATCGAGTGCGTCGAAACAGTGTTTCGCATGACGATCGAGCGGCGTCGCGATGACGACGGCATCGAGCCCGCCCGCATCGAGCATTGCGCGATGGTCGGCAAAGCTGCGCACCGATGCATCGACCAGCGCGCGCCCCTTCGCCAGATGCGGCGCATACGAGTCGCAGATCGCCACCACCACGCAGTTGCGCGTCTTGGCGATGTTCAGGATCAGCGCGCGGCCGCGATCGCCGGTGCCGATCACGCCGAGCCGCACCGGATTGCTCTTGGTCGGTTCGGCCGCCACCGCGGCGCTCGCCCAGGGCGCCGCCGCTGCCATCCCCGCTCCCGCGGCGGTCATCAGCACGCGATCGATGAACGATCGCCGGCTCAGGTCGAACGCCCGCTCCGTGATTTTGGGGTCGGTCATTGTACCTGCATCCTGCCTGATGGAGCGGGCATTCCCGCCTCCTGAGAAAGATCGAACAGAAAACGATGTGTCGGGTGCGCACCGATCAGGCGTGCGGCGCGCGCGTCATCCGCGACGATCAGCGCGGTACTCATCGCCTCCGCGGAAGCGCCCAGTCGGTCGACCACGATTGTGCAGCGCGCCGCCGTCACCGCCGCGCCGCTGCCCGGGCGGATCATCGCGGCGCGTTCGGGCGTCTGCGTGCCCGCCCCCACCGTCGACGAGATCGACAGCGACTCGTCGTCGAGCTCGAGCTCGATCAACGTCCGGCCGGGCAGCAACGGATGCGGGATTGCGAACGGCCATCCCCCGCCTAGCGGATGCTGGCCGACGGTCGCGATCGAACTCTCGCCCGCCGACAGGCACGCCGACCCGACGCCTGCCGCGCGCAACGCAGCGCAGGCGCGGTCCAGCGCGAAGCCTTTGCCGAACCCGCCGAAATCGAGCGCGACAGGGTGCGCTGCGGCAATCCGCGCGGTCGCCCGATCAAACGTGACATCGCCCCAGCCGACCGCCCCAAACCGTCGATCGGCCGTCGGATCGAACAGCCCCAGCGTTTCGGCATGCGCCGCGTCGATCGCGACCAGCGCCTCGAACAGCACCGCATCATCGATCGCCGCCTCCTGCCCCGCCAGCAACCGCTCGTTGAGCGCCGTCGTCGGCGAGGGCCGGTGGATCGTCAGCGCATCGTCCACCGTTTCGATCGCGCGGCGCGCGGCGGCCAGCGCGTCGTCCGCGCCTGCGCCGAAGCGATGCACTTCGATGCGCGTCCCCATCGCCACGAAACGCTCGACGTCCGCCAGAGCCGTCACGCTGGTCAGGCCTTGACCTCCCAGCCGGGTTCGTACGCCACCGACCACAATTTCAGCGCCTCGGCGCTGGTCGGCTTGCCGGTCGTCGGATCGACCGTCAGCCCACTATTCGTGCGATAGGCCATGTTGCCGAGATGGCAGAGCGTGGTGCTGATATGCCCTTCGGCGATCGGCGAGTTGAGCGCGCCGGCGCGGCCGCGGATCACGTCGACCAGATTGCCGGCATGATAGACGTCGAGCGCGCCCTCACCGACCGTGCCGGTGGTCTCGGAGCTCGCCGCCGCCATCACCTGCCGGATCGACTTGCCCGCCAGATCATAGAGCTCGAAGCCGTTGCGATCGACCACCGCCGATCCCTTGGTGCCGAGCAGCAGCACGCCGCGCCCGCGGCCATAGGTCAACATCGCGTTGCAGCTCTGTCCGGCCCAGCGGATCGTGCGACCCTGGTCATAATGCAGACCAAGCTCCAGCGAGTCGTACATCTCCCAATCGTCGCCGGCATGGAACCGCTTCGCCCCCTGCGCCTCGACGCGCGTCGGATAGCTCAACCCCATCAGCCAGCGCGCGACATCCAGCTCGTGCATCGCATTGTTGCAGAGCTCGCCGGTGCCGTACTGCCAGAACCAATGCCAGTTATAGGGTACCAGGTTCGATCGATAGGCCGCGCGCGGCCTCGGCCCCTGCCACATGTCCCAATCGAGATTGGCGGGTGGCGTGGCCGTATGCCCTGTGCCGATCGAGCCGCGATTGTTCGCGTACCAGGTCTGCGCTTCGTACACGTCGCCGAGCTCGCCAGCCTGGATCAATGCCAGCAACTGCTTCGTCTCCGGGCTGGAACGCTGCTGGTTGCCCACCTGCAGCTGGCGGCCGGTGCGCTTCTGCACGGCGATCATCGCCTCGCCTTCGGCCGGTGCGATCCCGATCGGCTTTTCGCAATAGACGTGATGCCCCGAATTCATCGCATCGATCGCCAGCTTGGCGTGCCAGTGATCGGGCGTCGCAATGGTCACGATATCGACCGTCTTGCTGTCGAACAGTCGGCGATAATCGCTCTCGGTCTTGGGCGCGGCGTGGCCTTTCGCGGCGAAGGCGGCCGCGCGCTTCGCCAGCACGGCGGAGTCGACATCGCAAAAATGCGTGATCTCGACATTGGGCAGCTTGCTAAACGCGCTCATATGCGCCTGCCCGCGACCGTTCACGCCGACTACCGCGACCCGCAGCCGGTCGTTGGCGCCCTTGATCCGGGCATAGCTGCGCGCACTCATCGCGACAGCGAGTGTGGCGCCTGCGCCCTTGATCATCGTTCGACGGTCCATCGGTCCATCCCCTATTAGAGTTCGCGCAGCTTGATCGATCGGAAATCGACCCCGCCGCCATGATCCTGCAGCAGGATCGGCCCCTGCCCGCCTTCGCCAAAGCCGGGAATGTCGGCATATTTGCTCTGCGCGACCAGCGCGCGGAACGCCGGCGATCCGCGGTCGTACTCGACCATCTTGAAGCCGTTCAGCCAGTGCTCGACACGATTGCCGCGCACCACGATCACCGCGCGGTTCCATTCGCCCGGCGGATTGATCCGCTTGCCCGGGCTGTCCGGATCCGAAAGGTTGCGCGCGGTGATCAGGTCGTACAGCGACGCGAGCGTCCGGTTGCCGTCGCGGCCCATCTTGGCATCGGGATGACGCGCATCGTCGAGCAACTGATATTCCAGCCCGATCCCCTCGCCCTTCTTCAACCGGCCCGCATCGAGGAAATACTTGATCCCGCTATTTGCGCCGGGCGTCAGGCGAAAGTCGACCGACAGCTCGAAATTGCGGTACTCGCGGGCCGTAACGATGTCGCCGCCACCACCCTTGCCGGCCAGCACGCCGCCCGCCATCGACCAGCCGGATGTCGGAAAGCCCGCCGCCTTGACGCTGCGCCAGCCGGCACCCGTCCTGCCGTCCCACAGCAATTTCCAGCCGGCGCGCTGTTCGCCGCTCGACAGCCGATTGGACAGCCAGCCCTGCTGCTCGAGCCCGGTCGCGGGCAGTGCATAGCGTGCCGGCGCATCGGTGATGATGCGCACGTCGCGGAACCGCACCTCGGGCCGGCGCGGCGCCGCCGCGTCGGGAATGGCGTGGACCTGAAAGGCGATGAACCCACGCGCATCCATGTCGTCGACGGTGTCGGTCGCCGGCACGCCGTTCACCCAGGTGCGCAACCGCGTCCCGATCGCCTCGACGCGGTAGTGGTTCCAGTCGCCCGAGCGGAAGGTGCGCCGCGCCGCCTCGTTGCGCCCGAGCGTGTAGAGCCACTGGCGGCGCTGCTCGTCATACATGCCCCCGCTCCAGCGGCGCGACGACGGATCGATCTCGGCCTGATAGCCGTGTACCACCCCATTGCGATAATCGGGCCGGCTCTGCCCGCGGATCATCACACCGGAATTGAGCGTCGGATCGGTTTTTGCGTCGAATTCCAGGATGAAGTCGCCATATTGCGCATCGGAAACCAGCCAGCTGTTGGTATCCCCCGTGGCGGCGCGGCCGACCAGTTCGCCATTGTCGAATTCATAGGTCGCCTTGCCGCCGGTCGCACGCCAGCCGGTCAGCCCGCTTTTCGGCGTCACGTCGCGCCATGGCGCCTGCGCCTGGCTGGTCCGCTGCGCCGGGGGCGCCGCGCGGACGGACGGCTGCACGACCAGCGGCGCGGCTGCCAACGCGAATATTGCGAATCCTCGAGCCACGGCGATCCCCTTCTCTTTTCCACGAGGAGGCCCGGACCTTCGCCCGCACGTCTCGCATCGTTCGTCGCCGACATTTGTTGTCGTTCGACATCTCCTGAAACAGGTCGTAAATTGTGGTCGGGCCACATGCAATAGGATTGTAAGACATTTTAATCTGCACATCAGGGCCGGACGGATCGACATCACGCTTGACGCTGGGCAGGGTAGCGCGAAGGAGAGCGATGAACGTCGCTGCAGACGCTATCGGATGAGGGAACGCATGCAACCGGCTGAAAGCGGCGGTAAACTTTACCGCAAGATCGTGCAGGCGATCATCACCGATATCGCGAATGGGGCGTTCCCGGTGGGATCGCGCCTGCCCGCCGAGCGCGACCTTACCGAACGGTTCAAGGTCAGCCGCCCGACGATTCGGGAGGCGATGATCGCGCTCGAGATGAAGGGCATGGTCGAGGCGCGCAAAGGCTCCGGCGTGTTCGTGCTCGCCGACTCCACCGCCGACGCGGACAAGGAACTCGATATCGGCGCGTTCGAGATCACCGAAGCGCGCCGCCTGCTCGAAGGAGAGGTCGCTGCCGTCGCCGCGACCGAGATCACCGAGCCGCAACTAGCCGAACTGCGCGCGCTGCTCGCGCAAATGGCGCAGGAGAATAATGAGGCGGCAGAGGAAGCGGATCGCCGCTTCCACATCGCCATTGCCGAAGCGACCGGCAACGCCGTCATCATCTCCGCGGTGGCCGATTTCTGGGACATGCGCTTTCGCTCGCCACTGGCACGCGAGGTGCTGCTGAAGGCAGGTAGCCTGGGCACTGAGAGCCGGATGGCAGAGCATGGTCGCATCCTGCGGGCGCTCGAAGCGCGATCGCCGGTGGAGGCGCGCAATGCCATGCGCGACCATCTCGCGCGCGTGATCGACCATCTGCTCAACGTCACCGAGACCGAGGCCGTCGAACGCGCACGCGCCGCAACCGACCAGCGCCGCCGCGCCCTCGCCCGCCGCTCCGTGTGATTGGTCAGGCGGATTGCCTGACCAAATGATTCCATATTGTCATATCTGAACTGCAATGATACCTGACCCTCCAGGCGGCAGAGGAATACCTCGCCGGCGATAAACACGTCGAGCAGCGAACACCCGCATGCTCGAACATGTCGGGGAGAGGGAAATGAGCTGCAACGGCTTCGACTGGCGGTCACTGCTTGTATCGACGAGCGTCCTTGGTCTGCTGATCGCGGCACCCGCCGCCGGGCAGCAAGCGACTAACCCACCCGCCCCGACCACCGACGCGCCCGAACCGGACACCGCTCAACAGGAAGACATCGTCGTCACCGGCTTCCGTGCCTCGCTGAACAGCGCGTTGAACCTGAAGCGGCAGGAAACCGCCGCAATCGACAGCATCGTGGCCGAGGATATCGGCAAGTTTCCGGATTCGAACCTGGCCGAATCGATGCAGCGTATCCCCGGCGTCGCGTTGTCGCGTGGCGATGGTGGCGAAGGTCGCAACATCTCGGTGCGCGGGCTCGGTTCGCAATTCACGCGCGTGCGCATCAACGGCATGGAAGGCGTGTCGCAGGTCAGCGGCAGCGACATTCGCGGCGGCGTCGCCACCGGGCGCTCGTTCGACTTCGTGACCTTCCCGACCGAGATCTTCTCCGCTTTGTCCGTGCGCAAGACGCTGTCGGCCGATGTCGAAGAGGGATCGCTAGGCGCGACGGTCGATCTGCGCGCGCCGAAGCCGTTCGACCAGCCCAAGGATTTCGTCCTGTCGGGCACCGCACGCGGCATCTACAACGACATCAGCAAGAAGGCCGATCCGCGCCTGTCCGCGCTCGTCGCCAAGAAGTTCGGCGACACGTTCGGCATTCTCGGCAGCATCGCCTATTCGAAGCGGCATATCGAGGAATATGCCTATTCGGCCGTCGATGTCGTGCCGACCACCGTCTACGGTCTGGCGCAACCGGCGGGCACCGCCAATGCAGGAATTATCTTCCCGTTCTGCACGCCGGTCGGCTACGTCTACAACGGCACGCCGGTAACCAGTCCCGCGGCCGGATATACCCAGCCCAACGGGGTAGCGATCGGCGCGGATGCCAACAATTGCAGCACGGGTAACCCCCGCACCAGCACCAAGGCAGCGTATGACTATATCATGAGCCGTACCGGCGTGAACGGCCGCCCCAGCGGCGGCGTGTTCCTGCCGCGCCTGCCGCGCCCGGTGAAGAGCAGCCAGAACCAGGAGCGTCTTGCCGGTACGCTGACGCTGCAGTGGAAGCCGAGCGACGATACCGACGTGTCGCTCGATGGCCTCTATTCACGCTTCAAGGTCAAGCGCCTCGACCAGATGTTCGACGCGCGGTCGTTCGGCCGTGCGATCTCGAACAACGGCCAGCCGCTGACGTCCGTTCGGGACATCGAGGTGGACGACAATGGATCGTTGATCCACGGTTTATTCGACGGCGTCGATCTGCGGTCCGAGATGCAGGACGAGCGGTTCACCTCGACCTATCGGCAGGTGAACCTCAACCTCGATCACCGCTTCTCCGACACGTTCCGCGTCTTCGGCCTGGCTGGCGTCAATCAGTCGAAGCTAGACGTCGATCGGTTGCAAGTGGCGATCGACTCGAACGACACCCGCGACTTCGCGATCGATTTCCGCGACAGCGCCGATATCCCGAAGATCGAGTATGGCATCGACACCACCAATGCGGCGCTGTTCCAATACGGCCCGCCATTGGCCAATGGCGATCAGCGCGGACAGCTGTCGAACTTCATCCGCCGCAACACGATCACCAGCAAGACGGTGGAACTGAACGGCGAATGGCAAGCGGCACCGGATTTCACGGTGCAGGTCGGCGGCCAGTATCGCACCAACAAATACACCGCACGCGAGCGGCAACTCGCCACCAACACGCCGCTCGCTTTGCCGTCCGGCGTCGCGCTATCGAGCTTCACCTCGGTGACCAAGGGGGTGGGCAAAAATCTCGACGGTCTGTTACAGGATTTCGTTTCGATCGATCCC contains:
- a CDS encoding ROK family protein; this encodes MSAPLIAGVELGGTKCNLILARGPDDICEQVRIATTTPAETLGNIAAVLDRWTGYDALGIASFGPVSIDPAARDYGHITATTKPGWSNTDVAHRLSRPNVPTGFNSDVAGAALGEGQWGAARGLSDHAYITVGTGVGVGLVMHGEPTNGMTHPELGHVRTTRLPGDAWPGICTFHGDCVEGPASGPAIQARTGIRAPDLPLDHPVWESVAHTLAQLLHTLVLTGIPRRIVMGGGVMTGMPHLLPLIRTRLVASLGDYGATSLIEPVAEYVVPAALGNNAGPLGAVVLGQRALSAS
- the fghA gene encoding S-formylglutathione hydrolase, with the translated sequence MSGSHAAFGGVQGIYRHASTATGTDMTFSVYVPPHAPGARLPVLWYLSGLTCTHANVTDKGEYRAACAEAGVIFVAPDTSPRGDNVPDDDAYDFGKGAGFYVDATQEPWSGNFRMRSYIEEELPALIAAEFPVDMARQGITGHSMGGHGALTIGLRNPDRFRSISAFSPIVSPLHCPWGEKALAGYLGEDRLAWREYDACALIEDGARVAELLVDQGDADQFLVDQLKPELLRAACAATGIDLTLRLQPGYDHSYYFISTFMADHVRWHAERLAR
- a CDS encoding Gfo/Idh/MocA family protein; this translates as MSDTDRRTLLGLGLAAGMAGFAADALAQSATRGDAPTEGATARPVPEAKYRVPFAVIGMDHNHIYGITDAVIRGGGVLTTFYATDPKQIAMFQKRYGGVPLARSEQEILDNSTIKLVCSAAIPSLRAPLGIRVMRAGKDYLSDKAAVTTLKQLADVRRAIKETGRKYAIMYSERLEVPAAVMAGQLVHDGAIGRVIQTVNLAPHRLSAPSRPDWFWDTARNGGILTDVGSHQADQFVFLTGSKRAKVLASQTGNFGNPDHPKFEDFGDMMLSGDGGSGYVRVDWFTPDGLPTWGDGRLFILGTEGYIELRKYVDIAGRPDGNHLFIADRKGARYLDCSKVPLPFGPQFVTDLVERTSLAQDQDGALLAAELVLTAEARATRAVR
- a CDS encoding Gfo/Idh/MocA family protein, which produces MTDPKITERAFDLSRRSFIDRVLMTAAGAGMAAAAPWASAAVAAEPTKSNPVRLGVIGTGDRGRALILNIAKTRNCVVVAICDSYAPHLAKGRALVDASVRSFADHRAMLDAGGLDAVVIATPLDRHAKHCFDALDAGLHVWCEKAMARTIADCGAMITRSQAARKVLQIGHQRMFHPTYLNALKRARAGEIGTLTQVRASWHRNNSWRRTVPGDATDRQINWRLYRDSSAGLMTELATHQIQVGNWFLDAVPTRVMGSGSICFWKDGREVYDHVALIYDYAGGRKLIYTSLLNNARYGCEEQIQGSRGTIEPELGRIFQEVPPKVLALQRMHKDVARGHKRTVPIGGATWFPELPVTTPGESLGWGEYDETMLQFEGFGEAVRAGKPLPGLLAQAYHASVASLLGEQAMDRGEALTWPTNLVAV
- a CDS encoding FAD:protein FMN transferase — encoded protein: MTALADVERFVAMGTRIEVHRFGAGADDALAAARRAIETVDDALTIHRPSPTTALNERLLAGQEAAIDDAVLFEALVAIDAAHAETLGLFDPTADRRFGAVGWGDVTFDRATARIAAAHPVALDFGGFGKGFALDRACAALRAAGVGSACLSAGESSIATVGQHPLGGGWPFAIPHPLLPGRTLIELELDDESLSISSTVGAGTQTPERAAMIRPGSGAAVTAARCTIVVDRLGASAEAMSTALIVADDARAARLIGAHPTHRFLFDLSQEAGMPAPSGRMQVQ
- a CDS encoding Gfo/Idh/MocA family protein, whose translation is MDRRTMIKGAGATLAVAMSARSYARIKGANDRLRVAVVGVNGRGQAHMSAFSKLPNVEITHFCDVDSAVLAKRAAAFAAKGHAAPKTESDYRRLFDSKTVDIVTIATPDHWHAKLAIDAMNSGHHVYCEKPIGIAPAEGEAMIAVQKRTGRQLQVGNQQRSSPETKQLLALIQAGELGDVYEAQTWYANNRGSIGTGHTATPPANLDWDMWQGPRPRAAYRSNLVPYNWHWFWQYGTGELCNNAMHELDVARWLMGLSYPTRVEAQGAKRFHAGDDWEMYDSLELGLHYDQGRTIRWAGQSCNAMLTYGRGRGVLLLGTKGSAVVDRNGFELYDLAGKSIRQVMAAASSETTGTVGEGALDVYHAGNLVDVIRGRAGALNSPIAEGHISTTLCHLGNMAYRTNSGLTVDPTTGKPTSAEALKLWSVAYEPGWEVKA
- a CDS encoding 3-keto-disaccharide hydrolase encodes the protein MARGFAIFALAAAPLVVQPSVRAAPPAQRTSQAQAPWRDVTPKSGLTGWRATGGKATYEFDNGELVGRAATGDTNSWLVSDAQYGDFILEFDAKTDPTLNSGVMIRGQSRPDYRNGVVHGYQAEIDPSSRRWSGGMYDEQRRQWLYTLGRNEAARRTFRSGDWNHYRVEAIGTRLRTWVNGVPATDTVDDMDARGFIAFQVHAIPDAAAPRRPEVRFRDVRIITDAPARYALPATGLEQQGWLSNRLSSGEQRAGWKLLWDGRTGAGWRSVKAAGFPTSGWSMAGGVLAGKGGGGDIVTAREYRNFELSVDFRLTPGANSGIKYFLDAGRLKKGEGIGLEYQLLDDARHPDAKMGRDGNRTLASLYDLITARNLSDPDSPGKRINPPGEWNRAVIVVRGNRVEHWLNGFKMVEYDRGSPAFRALVAQSKYADIPGFGEGGQGPILLQDHGGGVDFRSIKLREL
- a CDS encoding FadR/GntR family transcriptional regulator; protein product: MQPAESGGKLYRKIVQAIITDIANGAFPVGSRLPAERDLTERFKVSRPTIREAMIALEMKGMVEARKGSGVFVLADSTADADKELDIGAFEITEARRLLEGEVAAVAATEITEPQLAELRALLAQMAQENNEAAEEADRRFHIAIAEATGNAVIISAVADFWDMRFRSPLAREVLLKAGSLGTESRMAEHGRILRALEARSPVEARNAMRDHLARVIDHLLNVTETEAVERARAATDQRRRALARRSV
- a CDS encoding TonB-dependent receptor yields the protein MSCNGFDWRSLLVSTSVLGLLIAAPAAGQQATNPPAPTTDAPEPDTAQQEDIVVTGFRASLNSALNLKRQETAAIDSIVAEDIGKFPDSNLAESMQRIPGVALSRGDGGEGRNISVRGLGSQFTRVRINGMEGVSQVSGSDIRGGVATGRSFDFVTFPTEIFSALSVRKTLSADVEEGSLGATVDLRAPKPFDQPKDFVLSGTARGIYNDISKKADPRLSALVAKKFGDTFGILGSIAYSKRHIEEYAYSAVDVVPTTVYGLAQPAGTANAGIIFPFCTPVGYVYNGTPVTSPAAGYTQPNGVAIGADANNCSTGNPRTSTKAAYDYIMSRTGVNGRPSGGVFLPRLPRPVKSSQNQERLAGTLTLQWKPSDDTDVSLDGLYSRFKVKRLDQMFDARSFGRAISNNGQPLTSVRDIEVDDNGSLIHGLFDGVDLRSEMQDERFTSTYRQVNLNLDHRFSDTFRVFGLAGVNQSKLDVDRLQVAIDSNDTRDFAIDFRDSADIPKIEYGIDTTNAALFQYGPPLANGDQRGQLSNFIRRNTITSKTVELNGEWQAAPDFTVQVGGQYRTNKYTARERQLATNTPLALPSGVALSSFTSVTKGVGKNLDGLLQDFVSIDPDKFRSAVGLDSYVYCTIECAKGTFGGVEEKYWSGYAMVKFNTENTLPFALRGDAGVRYVRTSLDTYGPITTAAPAGSLYSSRFVISEVSRKYEDWLPSANLALDITSNLIARASAARVMSRPAYGQLIPAGSANLVIQTASFSNPFLEPIRANTFDAALEWYFAPGSLISVAYFYKNIETYIQTTSQSVAFQDIGLPLTLLDGTQLRPTDLFTVQRSNNTPGGPLRGFELNVQLPFRFLPGALSNFGALGNFTRVRSNINYVISPTLSRTAPLVGLSPETASGTLYYEDKKFSIRSTVNYRAAFLTAVPSGSVDADSTSNASSIFVDASASYNISDNIKLIAEVSNITNETNRLTVDTVRKDPLYTSYFGRTYALAVNFQF